A genomic window from Planococcus rifietoensis includes:
- a CDS encoding DUF5316 family protein: MKHFLLGLLVSGLIALIAFLADDWALLFPIAGAVAVIALVWAVISSITAGKQVKSSFNTSSERRRAQQARNAKVKNLVLFALPNLLLALYGLFILS; encoded by the coding sequence ATGAAGCACTTTCTACTCGGCCTTCTCGTATCAGGCCTTATCGCACTTATCGCTTTCCTGGCAGATGACTGGGCGCTATTGTTCCCGATAGCGGGCGCAGTTGCCGTTATCGCACTTGTCTGGGCGGTCATCTCGTCCATCACAGCAGGCAAGCAAGTGAAATCTTCATTCAACACGAGTTCGGAACGCCGCCGGGCACAGCAGGCGCGCAACGCCAAAGTAAAAAACCTCGTGCTGTTCGCGTTGCCGAATCTGTTGCTGGCGCTTTACGGATTGTTCATACTTTCTTAA
- a CDS encoding biotin transporter BioY, whose amino-acid sequence MAHSNKKLRMMIVTALFAAIIGILAQVTIPLPLVPITGQTLAIGLAATILGARYGTLSILVYLAIGAAGIPVFAQLSGGLGSLFGPTGGYLFGFIPTAFVIGYYLEKMGFTVMNAVIANILGIFVALGFGTVWLKVFAELSWTGAFMGGFAPFILVGVIKAVLAAWIGISVRNRLASAKLLHGLETRNHSSL is encoded by the coding sequence ATGGCACACTCAAACAAAAAATTGCGGATGATGATCGTAACGGCTTTGTTCGCCGCCATTATCGGCATACTCGCTCAAGTCACCATTCCTTTGCCGCTCGTGCCGATTACCGGGCAGACTTTGGCAATCGGCCTTGCCGCCACGATTCTAGGCGCACGCTATGGCACATTATCCATCTTAGTGTATCTCGCAATCGGCGCTGCCGGAATCCCGGTATTCGCACAACTATCAGGAGGCTTGGGCAGCTTGTTCGGGCCGACGGGCGGCTATTTATTCGGGTTCATCCCGACCGCTTTTGTCATCGGCTATTATCTCGAGAAGATGGGCTTTACGGTCATGAACGCCGTCATCGCCAACATCCTCGGCATATTTGTCGCACTCGGCTTTGGAACAGTTTGGCTAAAGGTCTTTGCGGAACTTTCCTGGACCGGCGCCTTTATGGGCGGATTCGCGCCGTTCATCCTCGTCGGCGTCATCAAGGCCGTGCTCGCTGCATGGATCGGCATCTCGGTGAGAAACCGTTTGGCATCGGCGAAGCTATTGCACGGTTTGGAAACACGGAATCATTCTTCACTATAA
- a CDS encoding magnesium transporter CorA family protein, producing the protein MITIHKTSSGGDLQTIDTFEKNSWINMVAPSQEEIRGIVERFNIPIEFLEDPLDLEESARIEYDEETNCTLIINDLPIVDDNSPQLDSYITIPIGIILGGDFIVTICSQATNSVENVIKKNVNTSMKNRFALEVLLSISTQYIMKLKKLNKQRLKIESNLKDSLTNKQLYKIMEIEKSLVYFLTSLKANGDVITKLFRTHSIKLYEDDEDLLEDVKIENNQGIETTELYTRILDSITGSYSSLISNELNNTMKTLTLFTVFLTLPTLIFSFFGMNVALPVSGQEPGSWITTLVLSAILMLVIAVSLWKRRIF; encoded by the coding sequence ATGATTACCATACATAAAACCTCTTCTGGCGGAGATTTACAAACAATTGATACCTTCGAGAAGAATAGTTGGATCAATATGGTGGCGCCTTCACAAGAGGAAATCAGGGGAATAGTAGAACGCTTCAATATTCCCATCGAATTTTTAGAAGACCCATTGGATTTAGAAGAAAGCGCACGGATTGAATATGACGAAGAGACAAATTGTACATTGATCATTAACGATCTTCCGATTGTCGATGACAACAGCCCGCAGCTCGACTCTTATATTACAATCCCCATCGGCATCATTTTAGGGGGAGATTTCATCGTCACCATATGCAGCCAAGCGACGAATTCCGTGGAAAACGTCATCAAGAAAAACGTGAATACGTCGATGAAAAATCGCTTTGCGCTTGAAGTGTTATTGTCGATTTCTACCCAGTACATAATGAAGTTGAAGAAATTGAACAAACAGCGCCTCAAAATCGAAAGCAATTTGAAGGATTCTTTAACGAACAAGCAACTATATAAGATCATGGAGATTGAAAAAAGCTTGGTGTACTTCCTGACATCATTAAAAGCGAATGGCGATGTCATCACGAAGTTGTTCCGGACGCATTCCATCAAATTGTATGAAGACGATGAAGACTTGTTGGAAGATGTGAAAATCGAAAACAACCAAGGAATTGAAACGACCGAGTTGTATACCAGAATCTTGGACAGCATCACGGGATCGTATTCTTCGCTCATATCGAATGAATTGAACAATACCATGAAAACCTTGACCCTTTTCACGGTTTTCTTGACCCTGCCGACTTTGATCTTCAGCTTCTTCGGCATGAATGTGGCTTTGCCTGTTTCCGGGCAGGAGCCTGGTTCATGGATTACGACACTGGTTCTGTCCGCCATTTTGATGCTTGTGATCGCGGTTTCTCTATGGAAAAGAAGAATATTTTAG
- a CDS encoding class I SAM-dependent methyltransferase, which produces MLSYYSSLSAEVYDLDKPIGKSFGDVEFYRERLAGNEGRILEPATGTGRLLVPLLEDGLHIDGFDSSSEMLDICRAHCKERGLHPKLFEADMETFRIDVEYDAIILPAGTFQLLAGREQAIKALKNFRKHLAPGGRLLVDLYVPQGFEIDRPRTRTWQTKAGEVITLESKTVEVDWIKQCSVSHNRYEKWQGGKLIQTELERFPMRWYGVEEFKLLLGSQGFEDIIVSSNYEYGQYPKNAQHAVTFEAIAHI; this is translated from the coding sequence ATGCTCAGCTATTATAGTTCGTTGTCTGCGGAAGTTTATGACCTGGATAAGCCGATCGGCAAATCGTTCGGCGATGTCGAGTTCTACAGGGAGCGGCTCGCAGGAAACGAAGGGCGTATTTTAGAACCCGCCACAGGGACCGGGCGCTTGCTTGTGCCGCTATTAGAAGACGGCCTTCACATCGACGGCTTCGACAGTTCATCTGAAATGCTTGATATTTGCCGCGCCCACTGCAAAGAACGCGGCTTGCATCCGAAATTATTCGAAGCGGATATGGAAACCTTCCGCATTGATGTCGAATACGACGCCATCATTCTGCCGGCGGGGACGTTCCAGCTGCTTGCAGGACGTGAACAGGCGATCAAAGCCTTGAAGAATTTCCGCAAGCATCTGGCGCCGGGTGGGCGGTTGCTCGTCGACTTATACGTCCCGCAAGGTTTTGAGATCGACCGGCCGAGAACGCGGACTTGGCAGACGAAAGCTGGCGAAGTGATCACGCTCGAGAGCAAGACCGTCGAAGTCGATTGGATCAAGCAATGTTCCGTGTCGCATAACCGCTACGAGAAATGGCAAGGCGGTAAGCTGATCCAGACCGAACTCGAACGTTTCCCGATGCGCTGGTACGGCGTCGAGGAATTCAAGTTGCTCCTTGGCAGCCAAGGTTTCGAGGACATCATCGTGTCGTCCAATTACGAATACGGCCAGTACCCGAAAAACGCTCAGCATGCCGTCACCTTTGAAGCAATCGCACATATTTGA
- a CDS encoding SDR family oxidoreductase, translating to MANEKILITGAGTGFGKNIAFSLAEKGKSVIAGVEIISQVSALEQEAKERGVSMQIEKLDVTNPKDREKAWGWDIDVLVNNAAVSEGGSLVDIPEENLRHQFEVNVFGPVLLTKGFARQMVERKSGRIVFVSSVSGLMADPLMGPYCSTKHATEAFADSLSKELQEFNVEVATINPGPYLTGFNDREFETWKNWQSDSENTVFDYEKAAFPYEQFDPKEVTEPSVKVILGETNQYRNVIPEKMIPQVKERMEAMWSKTTTEGLGERNETVQKSYEIAPGTPAE from the coding sequence ATGGCAAACGAAAAAATACTAATCACCGGTGCTGGCACCGGATTCGGCAAAAACATTGCGTTCAGCTTGGCGGAAAAAGGCAAATCTGTCATCGCGGGTGTTGAAATCATTTCACAGGTTTCTGCTTTGGAACAGGAAGCGAAAGAGCGCGGCGTATCAATGCAAATCGAAAAATTGGACGTCACGAACCCGAAAGACCGCGAAAAAGCATGGGGCTGGGACATTGATGTCTTGGTAAACAATGCGGCAGTATCTGAAGGCGGATCCCTCGTCGATATCCCAGAAGAAAACTTGCGCCACCAATTCGAGGTCAATGTATTCGGCCCGGTACTATTGACGAAAGGCTTTGCACGTCAAATGGTGGAAAGAAAATCCGGCCGCATCGTCTTCGTCTCTTCTGTATCCGGCTTGATGGCAGATCCATTAATGGGACCTTATTGCAGCACGAAACACGCGACTGAAGCTTTCGCAGATTCCTTGAGCAAAGAGCTGCAGGAATTCAATGTGGAAGTAGCAACGATTAACCCAGGGCCATATTTAACTGGCTTTAATGACCGCGAGTTCGAAACATGGAAAAACTGGCAGTCTGATTCGGAGAACACAGTCTTCGACTACGAGAAAGCCGCTTTCCCATACGAGCAATTCGATCCGAAAGAAGTCACTGAACCGTCGGTAAAAGTGATTCTTGGCGAGACGAATCAATACCGCAACGTCATCCCGGAAAAAATGATTCCACAAGTAAAAGAACGAATGGAAGCCATGTGGAGCAAAACAACCACTGAAGGCTTGGGCGAGCGCAACGAAACCGTACAGAAATCATACGAAATTGCACCTGGTACTCCAGCTGAATAA
- a CDS encoding four-helix bundle copper-binding protein yields the protein MVEHAKHAELSKTLHDCMVACNHCFDACLKEDDVKMMAECIRLDRECADMCAYLAQAIERNSPFVSQLAKVCAEICEACGNECKQHDHDHCQKCAEACLKCAEACRQVA from the coding sequence ATGGTAGAACATGCAAAACACGCAGAACTGTCCAAGACGCTCCATGACTGCATGGTGGCGTGCAATCATTGCTTCGATGCTTGCCTGAAAGAAGACGATGTGAAAATGATGGCTGAGTGCATCCGGCTCGACCGCGAATGCGCAGACATGTGTGCTTATTTGGCACAAGCCATTGAACGCAACTCGCCGTTTGTCTCACAGCTCGCGAAAGTATGCGCGGAGATTTGTGAAGCATGCGGAAACGAATGCAAACAACATGACCATGACCATTGCCAAAAATGCGCGGAAGCTTGCCTGAAATGCGCAGAAGCTTGCAGACAAGTGGCATAA
- a CDS encoding GerW family sporulation protein — protein MDEKEMIPFQSSPVRPIFEKFSSARDVSLVYGDPIEMQGRTIIPVARIRYSVGAGAGGGYEREDKDSESPGFEEFEGGHGEGAGGSFSVKPVGIYDVTAEKTIYRPIVPIELIVMLPLMMTGLGFLMASSQNKSKGGKHKKRMQAGKRCEKKGKGKKMKDMHSG, from the coding sequence ATGGATGAAAAAGAAATGATTCCGTTCCAATCGTCTCCGGTACGCCCGATTTTCGAAAAGTTTTCAAGTGCGCGTGATGTGTCGCTCGTCTACGGCGACCCGATCGAGATGCAGGGCAGAACCATCATTCCAGTTGCGAGAATCAGGTATAGCGTAGGAGCAGGTGCTGGCGGCGGCTATGAACGGGAAGACAAAGATTCAGAATCGCCGGGCTTCGAGGAATTTGAAGGTGGCCACGGTGAAGGGGCAGGCGGATCGTTCTCAGTGAAGCCGGTCGGCATCTACGACGTGACAGCGGAAAAAACCATCTACCGGCCCATTGTCCCGATTGAGCTCATCGTGATGCTGCCGCTTATGATGACCGGCCTTGGGTTTTTGATGGCATCGAGCCAGAACAAAAGCAAAGGCGGCAAGCACAAAAAGCGCATGCAAGCCGGAAAACGCTGCGAGAAGAAAGGAAAAGGCAAGAAAATGAAAGATATGCATAGCGGCTGA
- a CDS encoding phytoene desaturase family protein, with amino-acid sequence MTKRILVVGAGIGGLTAGSLLAKEGYDVTVLEAAAELGGCAGKYKRHPYLFPVGATLGMGLEPGGIHERVFRHLGKPMELEPLERVMEMVHPTGTFVFHKDRRRHVRELAAHFPQHKTAILSFYAELYRTARITRTLMGPLPALPPANAREWAALTKALRPVHLRLLPKFQLTLGEVLKKHGLHELDAFRHVLDGLLIDSMQTTTEDVSYLLAAVALDIYHEGAYYVPGGLYRFAELMADSIKENGGKVKKPRTVQTLEHKDGVWHASDQRGNMYEADAVVFNAPIQLLTELLPVDHHHRLKRPLQEGISTETWTTLTLYLAIDAEKLAAPLPEFRQLSSGAAMDEGHHFFMSASRMDDRLRAPEGFQTVTISTHSMPGYWQSQEDYETMRTELSERMLELIEQHIPGFRSAIVHVESGAPLAWQHYTGRPNGYVGGFAQTLDAALFKSISHHSGLPGLYLTGDHIFPGGGTIGVAASGIHCARSISGKALLT; translated from the coding sequence ATGACAAAACGCATATTGGTCGTCGGTGCCGGCATCGGCGGATTGACGGCCGGATCCTTACTGGCAAAAGAAGGCTATGACGTGACCGTGCTCGAAGCTGCAGCAGAACTCGGCGGCTGCGCCGGAAAATACAAGCGCCATCCGTATTTATTTCCAGTCGGTGCGACGCTCGGCATGGGACTCGAGCCCGGCGGCATTCATGAACGCGTATTCCGCCACCTCGGAAAGCCAATGGAACTTGAACCGCTCGAGCGGGTGATGGAAATGGTTCATCCGACAGGCACTTTCGTTTTCCATAAAGACCGCAGGAGGCATGTGCGCGAACTCGCTGCGCATTTTCCACAGCATAAAACCGCGATTCTGTCGTTCTATGCGGAATTGTACCGGACGGCGCGTATCACCCGCACCTTGATGGGGCCGCTGCCTGCGTTGCCGCCAGCCAATGCGCGGGAATGGGCGGCGCTCACGAAAGCCTTGCGCCCGGTTCATTTGCGCCTGCTGCCGAAATTCCAGCTGACGCTCGGCGAAGTGTTGAAAAAGCACGGCCTCCACGAACTCGATGCGTTCCGTCATGTGCTCGATGGGCTGTTGATCGACAGCATGCAGACGACGACGGAAGATGTCTCGTATTTGCTCGCGGCCGTGGCGCTTGATATCTATCACGAAGGTGCTTATTACGTCCCCGGCGGCTTGTACCGGTTTGCAGAATTGATGGCGGACAGCATTAAAGAAAATGGCGGCAAAGTGAAAAAGCCGCGCACCGTTCAGACACTCGAACATAAAGATGGTGTCTGGCATGCCAGCGACCAGCGCGGCAACATGTACGAAGCGGATGCCGTCGTTTTCAATGCGCCGATCCAGTTATTGACAGAGCTGTTGCCGGTCGATCATCATCACCGGTTAAAGCGCCCGCTGCAAGAAGGCATCAGCACCGAAACCTGGACGACTTTGACTTTGTATTTGGCGATCGATGCGGAGAAACTGGCAGCACCGCTTCCTGAATTCCGCCAGCTTTCAAGCGGTGCGGCCATGGATGAAGGGCATCATTTCTTCATGTCGGCCTCGCGCATGGATGACCGGCTGCGCGCACCTGAAGGCTTCCAGACCGTGACCATTTCGACGCATTCGATGCCGGGGTATTGGCAGTCTCAAGAGGATTATGAAACGATGCGCACCGAACTTTCCGAACGCATGTTGGAGTTGATCGAGCAGCATATCCCGGGCTTCCGCTCGGCGATCGTCCACGTCGAAAGCGGCGCCCCGCTCGCCTGGCAGCATTATACCGGACGGCCGAATGGCTATGTCGGCGGTTTCGCACAGACTTTGGATGCGGCTTTGTTCAAATCCATTTCGCATCATAGCGGGCTGCCGGGATTGTATTTGACAGGCGACCACATCTTCCCGGGCGGCGGCACGATCGGCGTCGCTGCAAGCGGCATCCATTGCGCACGCTCGATTTCCGGAAAAGCTTTGCTGACGTAA
- a CDS encoding methylated-DNA--[protein]-cysteine S-methyltransferase, which yields MTELHQVDYPSPIGVVEITGTEQAIVSLYFSEREQPLHAVQPDTPQVLKECLQQLDEYFKGQRTEFTVPCLSSGTEFQQKVWAALPDIPYGETASYRDIATAVGNEKSVRAVGNANSKNKISIIIPCHRIIGSNGKLTGYAGSLTRKEWLLKHEQSVRNGQSIES from the coding sequence ATGACTGAACTGCATCAAGTGGATTATCCATCGCCGATTGGCGTCGTCGAAATCACCGGAACCGAACAAGCCATCGTGTCGCTTTATTTCAGCGAACGGGAACAGCCGCTGCATGCGGTTCAACCGGACACGCCTCAAGTGCTGAAAGAGTGTTTACAGCAATTGGATGAATACTTCAAAGGGCAACGAACGGAATTCACCGTGCCGTGCCTTTCTTCAGGGACCGAATTCCAGCAAAAAGTATGGGCGGCGCTGCCTGATATTCCTTACGGCGAAACGGCTTCATACCGCGATATCGCGACAGCTGTCGGCAACGAGAAATCCGTCCGGGCAGTAGGGAACGCCAATAGCAAAAACAAAATCAGCATCATCATCCCGTGCCACCGCATCATAGGGTCGAACGGCAAATTGACGGGATACGCCGGCAGCCTGACCCGCAAAGAATGGCTATTGAAGCACGAGCAATCGGTGCGAAACGGCCAATCAATAGAGTCATAA
- a CDS encoding maltose acetyltransferase domain-containing protein — translation MHTEKDKMLAGALYRADDPVLVRERVNAKRLLRLFNKSMETDGQERKRFMSQLLGSSGDHLYIEPNFRCDYGYNIHVGHNFFANFDCVFLDVCDIRIGDNCLVGPGVHIYTATHPLDIEQRLAGVEFGKAVRIGNNVWIGGRAVINPGVTIGDNAVIASGAVVVKDVPANTVVGGNPAVVIKTIES, via the coding sequence ATGCATACAGAAAAAGACAAGATGCTCGCCGGTGCGCTTTACCGGGCGGACGATCCGGTACTCGTGCGCGAGCGCGTCAATGCCAAAAGGCTTTTGCGTTTGTTCAATAAATCGATGGAAACCGATGGCCAGGAGCGCAAGCGCTTCATGAGCCAATTGCTCGGCTCGAGCGGCGATCATTTGTATATCGAGCCGAACTTCCGCTGTGATTATGGCTATAATATCCATGTCGGGCATAACTTCTTCGCCAATTTCGACTGCGTGTTCCTCGACGTCTGCGACATCCGCATCGGCGATAATTGCCTGGTCGGGCCGGGCGTCCATATCTATACGGCGACCCATCCGCTCGATATCGAACAGCGGCTCGCCGGCGTCGAATTCGGCAAAGCGGTGCGCATCGGCAATAATGTCTGGATCGGCGGGCGGGCCGTCATCAACCCGGGCGTCACGATCGGCGACAATGCCGTCATCGCATCCGGCGCGGTCGTCGTGAAAGACGTGCCGGCGAACACCGTCGTCGGCGGCAATCCGGCAGTCGTCATCAAGACCATCGAAAGCTAG
- a CDS encoding F510_1955 family glycosylhydrolase encodes MKKNWLWPVMAAGLFISACGAETAEDPTDTATESAEETETASAVDSAAMELEVPFDGVMDHVHGMGYIEENGGLYFASHHGLKVHRDGKWTEIEDQYHDFMGFNATATGFVTSGHPDMQSGMQNPLGIKRSDDGGETFDDLGFEGETDFHEMAVGYNTNNLFVFNPQANSEMETGFHRSDDAGETWQQTAAEGLDGKVTYLAMHPDDSMMIAAASNQGIFLSEDGGESFSRITEGELGTAAFFSEDALYYATYSEEAKLVKRDLSGGEEEISLPEMTEDGVVYVAQHPENPEQLAIYTAKGHAWQTQDAGENWTQILNAGQVQ; translated from the coding sequence ATGAAAAAGAACTGGTTATGGCCGGTGATGGCAGCCGGGCTGTTCATTTCAGCTTGCGGCGCAGAAACGGCAGAAGATCCAACCGACACGGCAACTGAATCCGCTGAAGAAACCGAAACCGCTTCGGCTGTGGATAGTGCAGCCATGGAGCTTGAAGTCCCGTTTGACGGCGTGATGGACCATGTCCATGGCATGGGCTATATCGAAGAAAATGGCGGATTGTATTTCGCTTCGCATCATGGATTGAAAGTGCACCGCGACGGAAAGTGGACAGAAATCGAAGACCAATACCATGATTTCATGGGCTTTAATGCGACAGCAACCGGTTTTGTAACATCAGGGCATCCTGATATGCAATCCGGCATGCAAAATCCGCTTGGTATCAAACGCAGTGATGACGGGGGAGAAACTTTCGACGACCTCGGATTTGAAGGGGAAACCGATTTTCATGAAATGGCAGTCGGCTACAATACGAACAATTTGTTCGTCTTCAACCCGCAGGCAAATTCCGAGATGGAAACCGGCTTCCACCGAAGTGACGATGCCGGAGAGACGTGGCAGCAGACAGCAGCAGAAGGGCTTGACGGCAAAGTGACCTATCTTGCAATGCATCCCGATGATTCGATGATGATCGCAGCAGCGTCGAACCAAGGCATCTTTTTGTCTGAAGATGGAGGCGAGAGCTTTTCGCGCATTACAGAAGGCGAACTCGGGACCGCAGCATTCTTCAGTGAAGATGCACTTTATTACGCCACGTACAGTGAAGAGGCAAAACTCGTGAAACGCGATTTGTCAGGCGGCGAAGAGGAGATTTCCTTGCCGGAGATGACAGAAGACGGCGTCGTTTATGTGGCGCAGCATCCGGAGAATCCGGAGCAGCTGGCAATTTATACAGCCAAAGGCCATGCATGGCAGACGCAGGATGCCGGTGAAAACTGGACGCAAATTTTGAATGCTGGGCAAGTGCAGTAA
- a CDS encoding DNA-3-methyladenine glycosylase family protein, which yields MDSETETQRLKIPTPADFNFTECLAILGRSDQELLHTIQDERLTKLLALEDETTLFDLSHSGESLHIEFPHHSPSEQGRQAVVRYVAEWFDLETDLQPFYAMAASDPVLREVVEQHAGLRIMGMPDLFEAFVWAITGQQINLTFAYTLKRRLIEQFGTSHTVGGVEYWAFPSAERIASLEVEQLRTLQFSGRKAEYIIHIAEQIADGRLVKDELLEKTEQQVEKQLLAIRGVGPWSAHYVMMKCLRFTSAFPISDVGLHNALKHQLGMEQKPSIAEIESLAENWAGWQAYATFYLWRVLL from the coding sequence ATGGATAGCGAAACGGAAACACAGCGGCTAAAAATTCCCACGCCGGCAGATTTTAATTTCACGGAATGCCTGGCCATTCTCGGGCGTTCTGATCAAGAACTGCTTCACACAATTCAGGATGAGCGCCTCACCAAGCTGTTAGCTCTTGAAGACGAAACAACCTTATTCGATTTGAGCCATTCCGGCGAGTCCTTGCATATCGAATTTCCGCATCATTCACCGTCTGAACAAGGGAGACAGGCAGTCGTCCGGTATGTGGCGGAGTGGTTCGACTTGGAAACTGACCTGCAGCCGTTTTACGCGATGGCGGCAAGCGACCCGGTCCTCCGGGAAGTCGTGGAGCAGCACGCAGGACTGCGGATAATGGGCATGCCAGATCTATTTGAGGCGTTCGTCTGGGCCATCACCGGCCAGCAAATCAATTTAACTTTCGCCTATACCTTAAAACGGCGTTTGATCGAACAGTTCGGCACTTCGCATACAGTAGGCGGAGTCGAGTATTGGGCCTTTCCATCCGCCGAAAGAATCGCTTCGCTGGAAGTGGAACAATTAAGAACGCTGCAATTTTCGGGGCGAAAAGCGGAATACATCATCCACATCGCTGAGCAAATCGCTGATGGGCGTCTCGTGAAAGATGAGCTGCTTGAGAAAACAGAGCAGCAAGTAGAAAAACAATTGTTGGCGATCAGAGGCGTCGGGCCGTGGTCTGCGCATTATGTCATGATGAAATGCCTGCGCTTCACTTCTGCCTTTCCGATATCGGACGTCGGATTGCACAATGCCTTGAAGCATCAATTGGGAATGGAGCAAAAACCGAGCATTGCCGAGATTGAGAGTTTGGCGGAAAACTGGGCAGGTTGGCAAGCGTACGCGACATTTTATTTATGGAGGGTATTATTATGA
- a CDS encoding bifunctional transcriptional activator/DNA repair enzyme AdaA has protein sequence MEMEMEMEAKFTFDEMWEKILDCDRKYDGLFFTCVKTTKIYCRPSCRSRKPKKRNVEFCFSIEEAENRGFRACKRCQPEIEQSPYVEFTQQVIAFLMDHYQQKIGLEEVAAHVGMSSSYVDRLFKQETDETPRSYLEKIRIDKAAYLLANTNKTNLEICLETGFQSTSHFYKVFRDLKQQSPGQYRKEKGAGRNG, from the coding sequence ATGGAAATGGAAATGGAAATGGAAGCGAAGTTCACGTTCGATGAGATGTGGGAGAAGATCCTGGATTGCGACCGGAAATACGACGGTTTGTTTTTCACGTGCGTGAAAACGACGAAGATCTATTGCCGGCCGTCTTGCCGATCGCGCAAGCCGAAAAAGCGCAACGTGGAATTCTGTTTTTCCATTGAAGAAGCGGAGAACCGCGGATTTCGGGCATGCAAAAGATGCCAGCCGGAAATTGAACAATCGCCCTATGTAGAATTCACACAGCAAGTCATTGCTTTTTTAATGGACCACTACCAGCAAAAAATCGGCTTGGAAGAAGTGGCCGCCCATGTCGGCATGAGCTCCTCGTATGTAGACCGGCTGTTCAAGCAGGAAACGGACGAAACGCCTCGTTCATATTTGGAGAAAATCCGCATCGACAAAGCGGCGTATTTACTGGCGAACACCAATAAAACGAATTTGGAAATTTGCCTCGAGACGGGCTTTCAAAGTACGTCGCATTTCTATAAAGTGTTCCGGGATTTGAAACAGCAATCTCCGGGCCAATACCGGAAAGAGAAAGGAGCGGGGCGGAATGGATAG
- a CDS encoding GNAT family N-acetyltransferase — protein sequence MFTHKIDGELALKLVEMQDAERIFELTDRSRAALKEWLPWLDHTKTVEDTKNFIQSGAESFALGKSLNCAIVYQGELAGIAGFNEINEAKQTAYIGYWLDTEYQGQGIMTRVAKALTDYALTERGLNKVEIRAAVGNEKSRNIPIRLGFTEEGIIRQGEWLYDHFVDSVVYGMLKSEWRSEKGE from the coding sequence ATGTTTACACATAAAATTGATGGAGAGTTGGCGTTGAAATTGGTCGAGATGCAAGACGCAGAGCGGATTTTTGAATTGACGGACCGTTCGCGTGCTGCACTGAAGGAATGGCTGCCGTGGCTCGATCATACGAAAACCGTCGAGGATACGAAAAATTTCATCCAGTCGGGCGCTGAAAGTTTCGCGCTCGGAAAAAGCTTGAATTGCGCGATTGTCTACCAAGGCGAACTGGCAGGAATCGCCGGCTTCAACGAAATCAATGAAGCGAAACAGACGGCCTATATCGGCTATTGGCTCGACACGGAATACCAGGGACAAGGCATCATGACGCGAGTCGCAAAAGCGCTGACGGATTATGCGCTAACGGAGCGCGGGCTCAATAAAGTCGAGATCCGCGCAGCGGTCGGCAACGAGAAAAGCCGCAATATCCCGATCCGCCTCGGCTTCACGGAAGAAGGTATCATTCGCCAAGGAGAATGGCTCTACGATCATTTCGTCGACAGTGTCGTCTACGGCATGCTGAAATCGGAATGGCGTTCTGAAAAAGGTGAATGA